A single genomic interval of Ramlibacter sp. harbors:
- a CDS encoding DegQ family serine endoprotease: protein MTQTHWKKLRACLMAGTLVLAAVLALAPAQPAAAQVRALPDFTDLVDQVGPSVVNIRTLEKAHGSTGLPGNNMDEEMQEFFRRFFGQPLPGVPRSAPRPSQPQDEEPQPRGVGSGFILTPDGYVMTNAHVVDGADEVLVTLTDKREFKAKLIGADKRTDVAVVKIDATGLPAVKVGDVSRLRVGEWVMAIGSPFGLENTVTAGIVSAKQRDTGDYLPFIQTDVAINPGNSGGPLINMRGEVVGINSQIYSRSGGFMGISFAIPMDEAIRVSDQLRATGRVSRGRIGVQIDQVTKDVAESIGLGKPVGALVRSVESGAPADKAGVEAGDIITRFDGKTIEKASDLPRLVGNTKPGSKSTLTVFRRGGSKDLSVTIGEFEAEKPVKKAVEKEVKPKASAAGQSVGLTVSDLTDAQKKEARLKGGVKVDAAVDAAARAGIREGDVIVAIGNVEIGNVKEFEAALLKADRSKPLPVLLRRGELATFLLIRPQR, encoded by the coding sequence ATGACTCAAACCCACTGGAAGAAGCTGCGCGCCTGCCTGATGGCAGGCACGCTGGTGCTGGCGGCTGTGCTGGCGCTGGCACCCGCGCAACCTGCTGCGGCGCAAGTGCGTGCGCTCCCTGATTTCACCGACCTCGTGGATCAGGTGGGCCCCTCGGTCGTCAACATCCGGACCCTGGAAAAGGCCCATGGCAGCACGGGCCTGCCCGGCAACAACATGGACGAGGAAATGCAGGAGTTCTTCCGGCGTTTCTTTGGCCAGCCGCTGCCGGGCGTGCCCCGCTCGGCACCGCGACCCAGCCAGCCGCAGGACGAGGAGCCCCAGCCGCGCGGCGTGGGCTCCGGTTTCATCCTCACCCCGGACGGCTACGTCATGACCAATGCCCATGTGGTGGATGGCGCCGACGAAGTCCTGGTCACCCTGACCGACAAGCGCGAATTCAAGGCGAAGCTCATCGGGGCCGACAAGCGCACCGATGTGGCGGTGGTCAAGATCGACGCCACGGGCCTGCCTGCGGTCAAGGTGGGTGATGTCAGCCGGCTTCGGGTGGGTGAATGGGTCATGGCGATCGGCTCGCCGTTCGGGCTGGAGAACACCGTCACCGCGGGCATCGTGAGCGCCAAGCAGCGCGACACCGGTGACTACCTGCCCTTCATCCAGACCGACGTGGCGATCAACCCCGGAAATTCCGGCGGCCCCCTGATCAACATGCGCGGCGAGGTGGTGGGCATCAACAGCCAGATCTATTCACGCTCGGGCGGCTTCATGGGGATTTCGTTCGCCATTCCGATGGACGAGGCGATTCGCGTGAGCGACCAGTTGCGGGCCACGGGCCGCGTGTCGCGCGGGCGCATTGGCGTGCAGATCGACCAGGTCACCAAGGACGTGGCCGAGTCCATCGGCCTTGGCAAGCCCGTGGGCGCGCTGGTGCGCAGCGTTGAAAGCGGCGCGCCGGCTGACAAGGCCGGCGTGGAGGCGGGCGACATCATCACCCGGTTTGACGGCAAGACCATCGAGAAGGCCTCGGACCTGCCGCGCCTGGTCGGCAACACCAAGCCTGGGAGCAAGAGCACGCTGACCGTGTTCCGCCGTGGCGGTTCGAAAGACCTGAGCGTGACCATTGGCGAATTCGAAGCCGAAAAGCCGGTCAAAAAAGCAGTCGAAAAAGAGGTCAAGCCCAAGGCGTCGGCCGCTGGCCAGTCGGTCGGCTTGACCGTGAGCGACCTGACCGACGCGCAGAAGAAGGAAGCGCGCCTGAAGGGCGGCGTGAAAGTCGATGCGGCGGTTGACGCTGCGGCCCGCGCCGGCATCCGCGAGGGCGACGTGATCGTGGCCATTGGCAATGTGGAGATCGGCAACGTCAAGGAATTCGAGGCCGCGCTGCTCAAGGCCGACCGCAGCAAGCCTTTGCCGGTGCTGCTGCGGCGTGGTGAGCTGGCCACCTTCCTGCTGATCCGTCCGCAGCGCTGA
- the lepA gene encoding translation elongation factor 4, with product MNHIRNFSIIAHIDHGKSTLADRLIQRCGGLSDREMQEQVLDSMDIEKERGITIKAQTAALKYKARDGVVYNLNLIDTPGHVDFSYEVSRSLSACEGALLVVDASQGVEAQTVANCYTALDLGVEVVPVLNKMDLPNADPDNAKSEIEDVIGIDATDAIACSAKTGMGIDEILEAVVARIPPPKGNPAGPLRAMIVDSWFDSYVGVVMLVRVVDGRLAKGERFKMMATGAMYNADNLGVFTPANESRESLEAGEVGYIIAGIKELQAAKVGDTITLIKPGTGGAAFTATEALPGFKEIQPQVFAGLYPTEANQYDSLRDALEKLKLNDSSLHYEPEVSQALGFGFRCGFLGLLHMEIVQERLEREFDQDLITTAPSVVYQVVKPDGEVLMVENPSKIPDQGKLEEIREPIVTVHLYMPQDYVGAVMTLANQKRGVQMNMAYHGKQVMLTYEMPLGEIVLDFFDKLKSVSRGYASMDYEFKEYRASDVVKVDILLNGEKVDALSIIVHRTQAQYRGRAVVAKMREIISRQMFDVAIQAAIGANIIARETIKALRKNVLAKCYGGDISRKRKLLEKQKAGKKRMKQIGSVEVPQEAFLAILQVEE from the coding sequence ATGAATCACATCAGAAACTTTTCGATCATTGCGCACATCGATCACGGCAAATCGACGTTGGCGGACCGGCTGATCCAGCGCTGCGGCGGATTGAGCGACCGCGAGATGCAGGAGCAGGTTCTTGATTCGATGGACATCGAGAAAGAGCGTGGGATAACCATCAAGGCACAGACCGCCGCGCTCAAATACAAGGCGCGGGATGGCGTGGTCTACAACCTCAATCTGATCGACACGCCGGGCCATGTGGACTTCAGCTACGAAGTCTCCCGTTCGCTGTCGGCGTGCGAGGGCGCGCTGCTGGTGGTGGATGCGAGCCAGGGCGTCGAGGCCCAGACGGTGGCCAACTGCTACACGGCGCTGGACCTGGGCGTTGAGGTGGTGCCGGTGCTCAACAAGATGGACCTGCCCAACGCCGATCCGGACAACGCCAAGTCCGAAATCGAGGACGTGATCGGCATTGACGCGACCGACGCGATCGCGTGCTCGGCCAAGACCGGCATGGGCATCGACGAGATCCTGGAAGCGGTGGTGGCGCGCATTCCCCCGCCCAAGGGCAACCCCGCCGGGCCGCTGCGCGCCATGATCGTGGACAGCTGGTTTGACAGCTATGTCGGCGTGGTGATGCTGGTGCGGGTCGTGGACGGGCGGCTGGCCAAGGGGGAACGCTTCAAGATGATGGCCACCGGCGCCATGTACAACGCCGACAACCTGGGCGTCTTCACACCGGCCAACGAGTCGCGCGAATCGCTGGAGGCCGGCGAGGTGGGCTACATCATTGCCGGCATCAAGGAACTGCAGGCGGCCAAGGTGGGTGACACCATCACCCTGATCAAGCCGGGCACCGGCGGCGCCGCATTCACCGCGACCGAGGCCTTGCCGGGCTTCAAGGAAATCCAGCCGCAGGTGTTCGCCGGCCTGTACCCGACCGAGGCCAACCAGTACGACTCGCTGCGCGATGCGCTGGAGAAGCTCAAGCTCAACGACTCTTCGCTGCACTACGAACCCGAGGTGTCCCAGGCGCTGGGCTTTGGCTTTCGCTGCGGCTTCCTGGGCCTGCTGCACATGGAGATCGTGCAGGAACGGCTCGAACGCGAGTTCGACCAGGACCTGATCACCACCGCGCCCAGCGTGGTCTACCAGGTCGTCAAGCCCGACGGCGAGGTGCTGATGGTCGAAAACCCCTCCAAGATCCCCGACCAGGGCAAGCTCGAGGAAATCCGTGAGCCCATCGTCACGGTTCACCTGTACATGCCCCAGGACTATGTGGGCGCGGTCATGACCCTGGCCAACCAGAAGCGTGGCGTGCAGATGAACATGGCCTACCACGGCAAGCAGGTCATGCTGACCTACGAAATGCCGCTGGGCGAGATCGTGCTGGACTTCTTCGACAAGCTCAAGTCCGTCAGCCGGGGCTATGCCAGCATGGACTACGAGTTCAAGGAGTACCGCGCCTCCGACGTGGTCAAGGTCGACATCCTGCTCAACGGCGAGAAGGTCGACGCGCTGTCCATCATCGTTCACCGCACCCAGGCCCAGTACCGGGGCCGCGCGGTGGTGGCCAAGATGCGTGAGATCATCAGCCGCCAGATGTTCGACGTGGCCATCCAGGCGGCCATTGGCGCCAACATCATCGCGCGCGAGACCATCAAGGCCCTGCGCAAGAACGTGCTGGCAAAATGCTACGGCGGTGACATCTCACGCAAGCGCAAGCTTCTGGAAAAACAGAAGGCTGGCAAGAAACGCATGAAGCAGATTGGCTCTGTGGAAGTGCCCCAGGAAGCCTTTTTGGCCATTTTGCAGGTGGAAGAATGA
- the lepB gene encoding signal peptidase I translates to MQFLTAAILAAFAGYAGAWYLGAVEGNFALLLFLATVVTGLYWLAERVYFLPRRRAAAEQLQAQVAQRRAELAAQGITQVDDDVSEARDRLLMQPWWLDWTAGLFPVILVVFLLRSFLFEPFKIPSGSMIPTLRVGDLILVNKFTYGVRLPVINTKITEGTPPQRGDVMVFRYPPKPSLDYIKRVVGLPGDEVAYLNKRLTINGQPVSKTALPDFFDGDVMRYFKHYEEVLGGHRHRLLNDEDRPAFVSGTDDFPFKQNCRYSVEGVVCKVPEGHYFMMGDNRDNSLDSRYWGFVPDRNIVGKAFFVWMNFGDLKRIGSFE, encoded by the coding sequence ATGCAGTTTCTGACTGCCGCGATCCTCGCGGCGTTTGCCGGCTATGCCGGCGCCTGGTACCTGGGCGCGGTGGAGGGCAACTTTGCGTTGCTGCTGTTCCTGGCCACCGTGGTCACCGGGCTGTACTGGCTGGCCGAACGCGTGTACTTCCTGCCGCGGCGCCGCGCAGCCGCCGAGCAGCTGCAGGCGCAGGTGGCCCAGCGCCGCGCCGAACTGGCCGCCCAGGGCATCACCCAGGTCGATGACGATGTGAGCGAGGCCCGCGATCGACTGCTGATGCAGCCCTGGTGGCTGGACTGGACGGCGGGGCTGTTCCCCGTGATCCTGGTGGTGTTCCTGTTGCGCTCCTTCCTGTTCGAGCCGTTCAAGATTCCCTCGGGTTCGATGATCCCGACGCTGCGCGTGGGTGACCTGATCCTGGTCAACAAATTCACCTATGGCGTCCGCTTGCCGGTGATCAACACCAAGATCACCGAGGGCACTCCTCCCCAGCGCGGCGACGTGATGGTGTTTCGCTACCCGCCCAAGCCCAGCCTGGACTACATCAAGCGCGTGGTGGGCCTGCCGGGGGACGAGGTGGCCTACCTGAACAAGCGCCTGACGATCAACGGCCAGCCCGTGAGCAAGACCGCGCTGCCCGATTTCTTCGATGGCGACGTGATGCGGTACTTCAAGCATTACGAGGAAGTTCTGGGCGGCCACAGGCACCGGCTGCTCAATGACGAGGACCGCCCGGCCTTCGTGTCCGGCACCGATGACTTTCCCTTCAAGCAGAATTGCCGTTACAGTGTCGAGGGCGTCGTCTGCAAGGTCCCCGAGGGGCACTACTTCATGATGGGTGACAACCGCGATAATTCGCTGGATTCGCGCTACTGGGGCTTCGTGCCCGACCGGAACATCGTGGGCAAGGCGTTCTTTGTCTGGATGAATTTCGGCGACCTGAAGCGAATTGGCTCTTTCGAATAG
- a CDS encoding DUF4845 domain-containing protein, which yields MNFQLKSKQQGVSFIGLIFVAGVLACAGVIGAQVFPTAVEYQAILKAADKAKAGSTPLDVRTIFDKAAQIDDIKAITGKDLEITKEGDKVVVSFAYTKEIHLAGPAYLLLKYAGKSK from the coding sequence ATGAATTTTCAGCTCAAATCCAAACAACAGGGTGTTTCCTTCATCGGACTGATCTTTGTCGCGGGCGTGCTTGCCTGCGCCGGCGTCATCGGCGCCCAGGTGTTTCCCACGGCGGTGGAGTACCAGGCCATCCTCAAGGCGGCCGACAAGGCCAAGGCGGGCAGCACCCCGCTGGACGTGCGGACCATTTTCGACAAGGCAGCGCAGATCGACGACATCAAGGCGATCACCGGCAAGGACCTCGAAATCACCAAGGAAGGTGACAAGGTGGTGGTGTCCTTTGCCTACACCAAGGAAATCCACCTCGCAGGTCCCGCGTACCTGCTCCTCAAATACGCCGGCAAATCCAAATAG
- the rnc gene encoding ribonuclease III encodes MDGGLSALQGRLQHKFTDPLLLQRALTHRSFSSDHNERLEFLGDAVLNLAVAALLYDRLRALPEGDLSRVRANLVKQETLHQLALGLDLPAVIRLGEGEMRSGGHKRPSILADALEALIGAVHLDAGYGAAEALVHRLFQAVEINPQMPAAAKDPKTELQEWLQGRKMKLPVYRVAATLGAAHKQTFDVECEITELGATERGIGGSRRSGEQAAAAAMLLALKAKMK; translated from the coding sequence GTGGATGGCGGCCTGTCAGCACTGCAAGGGCGCTTGCAGCACAAGTTCACCGATCCGCTGTTGCTGCAGCGCGCGCTGACTCACCGCAGCTTTTCCTCCGACCACAACGAGCGCCTCGAATTCCTGGGCGACGCCGTGCTCAACCTCGCGGTGGCGGCCTTGCTGTACGACCGGCTGCGGGCGCTGCCCGAAGGCGATCTGTCGCGGGTGCGGGCCAATCTCGTCAAGCAGGAAACCCTGCATCAGCTGGCCCTGGGGCTGGACCTGCCGGCGGTGATCCGCCTGGGCGAGGGCGAGATGCGCTCGGGCGGCCACAAGCGCCCGTCGATCCTCGCCGATGCGCTGGAGGCCCTGATTGGCGCGGTCCATCTGGATGCCGGCTATGGCGCCGCGGAAGCGCTGGTGCACCGCCTCTTCCAGGCGGTGGAAATCAACCCGCAGATGCCCGCCGCGGCCAAGGATCCCAAGACCGAGTTGCAGGAATGGCTGCAAGGCCGCAAGATGAAGCTGCCGGTGTACCGCGTGGCCGCAACGCTGGGGGCCGCGCACAAGCAGACCTTCGACGTGGAATGCGAAATAACCGAACTGGGCGCGACCGAACGCGGCATCGGTGGCTCGCGACGCTCCGGCGAGCAGGCCGCCGCCGCGGCGATGCTGCTGGCCCTGAAAGCGAAAATGAAGTGA
- the era gene encoding GTPase Era, whose translation MNATKKEAPDARAASASGESGAEAGPADGLLAAAQTAAAAVGQRCGVIAIVGKPNVGKSTLLNALVGQKISITSRKAQTTRHRITGIRTRGQAQFIFVDTPGFQTRHATALNRSLNKTVMGAIGDVDLVLFVVEAGNFTLGDAKVLSLLKPEIPALLVANKLDQVHRRSELAPWLRDMQERHPFTEFVPMSAKNAKDIGRLFDICEKFLPEQPWWYAEDELTDRSEKFLASETVREKLFRFTGDELPYTSTVVVDKFEEEPSPKHGRMIRIAATIVVERDGHKAMVIGEGGERLKRIGTEARQEMEKLMGAKVFLELWVKVRSGWADDEARVKSFGYE comes from the coding sequence ATGAATGCTACAAAAAAAGAAGCACCTGATGCCCGTGCAGCAAGCGCTAGTGGCGAGTCAGGGGCTGAAGCCGGGCCAGCGGACGGGCTCCTGGCCGCCGCGCAGACGGCCGCCGCGGCCGTTGGCCAGCGCTGCGGCGTGATCGCCATCGTGGGCAAGCCCAACGTGGGCAAGTCCACGCTGCTCAATGCCCTGGTGGGGCAGAAAATCAGCATCACCTCGCGCAAGGCCCAGACCACGCGGCACCGCATCACCGGCATCCGCACCCGCGGGCAGGCGCAGTTCATTTTTGTCGACACGCCGGGCTTCCAGACCCGGCATGCCACGGCGCTGAACCGTTCACTCAACAAGACCGTGATGGGCGCCATTGGCGATGTGGACCTGGTGCTGTTCGTGGTCGAGGCCGGGAACTTCACGCTGGGCGACGCCAAGGTGCTGTCGCTGCTCAAGCCCGAGATACCCGCGCTGCTGGTGGCCAACAAGCTGGACCAGGTGCACCGCCGCTCCGAGCTGGCGCCCTGGCTGCGCGACATGCAGGAGCGCCACCCGTTCACCGAGTTCGTGCCGATGTCGGCCAAGAACGCCAAGGACATCGGACGGCTGTTCGACATCTGCGAAAAATTCCTGCCCGAGCAGCCCTGGTGGTATGCCGAGGACGAGCTCACCGACCGCTCCGAGAAGTTCCTGGCGAGCGAGACCGTGCGCGAAAAGCTGTTCCGCTTCACCGGCGACGAGCTGCCCTACACCTCCACGGTGGTGGTCGACAAGTTCGAGGAAGAGCCCAGCCCCAAGCATGGCCGCATGATCCGCATTGCCGCGACCATCGTGGTCGAGCGCGACGGCCACAAGGCCATGGTGATCGGCGAGGGTGGCGAGCGGCTCAAGCGCATCGGCACCGAGGCCCGCCAGGAAATGGAGAAGCTCATGGGCGCCAAGGTGTTCCTGGAGCTCTGGGTCAAGGTGCGTTCCGGCTGGGCCGACGATGAAGCGCGGGTGAAATCATTCGGCTATGAGTGA
- the recO gene encoding DNA repair protein RecO has protein sequence MRRIADEPAYVLHRYDWSESSLILEVFTRHHGRVALVARGAKKPSSNFRPVLLPLQPLRVGFGGDAEIRMLKGAEWVGGHVMPTGDGLLSGYYLNELLLRLLARDDPHAGLFDAYAAMVELLASSHGELLQPALRAFELLLLREIGLLPVLDVQTLTLAPLQPAASYSLVPEGGLLHARDGERASLSGAQWQSLQAALDDAAPFGATLRVCMNVMGGLKPQLRTLLHYHCGVATLRTRQMMMDLQSL, from the coding sequence ATGCGCCGCATCGCCGATGAGCCGGCCTATGTGCTGCACCGCTATGACTGGAGCGAATCCAGCCTGATCCTTGAGGTGTTCACGCGCCACCATGGCCGCGTGGCCCTGGTGGCGCGGGGCGCCAAGAAGCCCAGCTCCAATTTCCGGCCCGTGCTGCTGCCCCTGCAGCCGTTGCGCGTGGGCTTTGGCGGCGACGCCGAGATCCGCATGCTCAAGGGCGCCGAATGGGTGGGCGGCCACGTCATGCCCACGGGCGACGGCCTGCTGTCGGGCTACTACCTCAATGAGCTGCTGCTGCGCCTGCTCGCGCGCGACGACCCGCACGCCGGCCTGTTCGACGCCTACGCCGCCATGGTGGAACTGCTGGCCTCCTCGCATGGCGAGCTGCTGCAACCGGCGCTGCGGGCGTTCGAGCTGCTGCTGCTGCGCGAGATCGGGCTGCTGCCGGTGCTCGATGTCCAGACCCTCACGCTGGCGCCGCTGCAGCCGGCGGCCAGCTACAGCCTGGTGCCCGAGGGCGGCCTGCTGCACGCGCGTGACGGTGAGCGCGCCAGCCTGAGTGGCGCGCAGTGGCAGTCGCTGCAGGCCGCGCTGGACGATGCGGCCCCGTTTGGCGCCACGCTGCGGGTCTGCATGAACGTGATGGGCGGCCTCAAGCCCCAGTTGCGGACCCTGCTGCACTACCATTGCGGGGTGGCCACGTTGCGGACGCGGCAGATGATGATGGACCTTCAATCGCTATGA
- a CDS encoding pyridoxine 5'-phosphate synthase translates to MKTPSGQRSGVTTALSVNLNKVALVRNTRHLGIPSVMRAATLCLQAGAHGITVHPRPDARHIRAEDVHVLHKLLQSWPQAEFNIEGNPFHNLMDFVRELRPHQCTLVPDSEGQLTSDHGWSFPADAGRLKPVIDEIRSLGVRVSLFMDPQPGAMAAVKALGADRVELYTESYASAYGTGAKDGVLREFAATAQAALDAGLGVNAGHDLSQDNLTDFLKAVPGVQEVSIGHALVSDALEAGYDATVKAYLRCIAAAGE, encoded by the coding sequence ATGAAAACCCCTTCAGGCCAACGATCGGGCGTGACCACCGCACTTTCGGTCAATCTCAACAAGGTGGCGCTGGTGCGCAATACCCGGCACCTGGGCATTCCCAGCGTCATGCGCGCGGCCACGCTGTGCCTGCAGGCGGGTGCCCACGGCATCACCGTGCACCCCCGGCCCGATGCCCGGCACATCCGGGCCGAGGATGTGCACGTGCTGCACAAGCTGCTTCAGTCCTGGCCCCAGGCGGAGTTCAACATCGAGGGCAACCCTTTTCACAACCTGATGGACTTCGTGCGCGAGCTGCGGCCGCACCAGTGCACGCTGGTGCCCGACAGCGAGGGCCAGCTCACCAGCGACCATGGCTGGTCGTTCCCCGCCGACGCCGGCCGGCTCAAGCCGGTGATTGACGAGATCCGTTCGCTCGGGGTGCGCGTGAGCCTGTTCATGGACCCGCAACCCGGGGCCATGGCCGCGGTCAAGGCACTGGGCGCCGACCGGGTCGAGCTCTACACCGAAAGCTACGCCAGCGCCTACGGGACCGGCGCCAAGGACGGCGTGCTGCGCGAGTTCGCCGCCACGGCCCAGGCAGCGCTGGACGCCGGGCTGGGCGTCAACGCGGGCCATGACCTGAGCCAGGACAACCTCACGGATTTCCTGAAGGCCGTGCCCGGCGTGCAGGAGGTGTCGATCGGCCATGCGCTGGTGTCCGATGCCCTGGAGGCCGGCTATGACGCCACCGTCAAGGCCTACCTGCGCTGCATTGCCGCCGCCGGCGAATGA
- the acpS gene encoding holo-ACP synthase translates to MIYGIGTDICDVRRIRASLQRHGERFALKILSEAEYATWQARGQRWPERGVRYLATRFSAKEAFSKAVGLGMRMPMTWRLCEIGKQASGKPVIVLHGGLKTWFEAQGLTAHVSVTDETDYAASFVVVETKDA, encoded by the coding sequence ATGATCTACGGCATCGGCACCGACATCTGCGACGTCCGGCGCATCCGCGCCTCGCTGCAGCGCCATGGCGAGCGTTTCGCGCTCAAGATCCTCAGCGAGGCCGAATACGCCACCTGGCAGGCGCGCGGCCAGCGCTGGCCCGAGCGCGGCGTGCGCTACCTGGCCACGCGCTTCTCGGCCAAGGAGGCGTTCAGCAAGGCCGTGGGGCTGGGCATGCGCATGCCCATGACCTGGCGGCTGTGCGAGATTGGCAAGCAGGCCAGCGGCAAGCCCGTGATCGTGCTGCACGGGGGCCTGAAGACCTGGTTCGAGGCCCAGGGCCTGACCGCCCACGTGAGCGTGACCGACGAGACCGACTATGCGGCCAGCTTCGTGGTGGTCGAAACCAAGGACGCCTGA
- the nagZ gene encoding beta-N-acetylhexosaminidase codes for MTTPHAPLILDVAGTALTALDRRRLRHPLTGGVILFARNWLDRAHLAALCADIKAVRADLLICVDHEGGRVQRFRTDGFTHLPPMKALGELWMNDAMAATNAATACGYVLGAELRACGVDFSFTPVLDLDHGGSGVIGDRAFHRDPRVATLLAKSLMQGLLQAGMANCGKHFPGHGFVKADSHTDIPVDRRSLKAILGDDAAPYGWLNTSLSSVMPAHVIYPKVDARPAGFSSRWLNDILRGQLGFGGAIFSDDLSMAGARLIDGREVSYTEAGVAALQAGCDLVLLCNQSLEGGQAVDDLLDGLAAAQARGLWQARGASEQRRLDLLPTAAAPGWEALMTSPAYLRALDCLP; via the coding sequence ATGACAACACCCCATGCTCCCCTGATTCTTGACGTGGCCGGCACCGCGCTGACGGCGCTGGACCGCCGGCGCCTGCGGCACCCGCTGACCGGCGGCGTCATCCTGTTCGCGCGCAACTGGCTGGACCGCGCCCACCTGGCGGCGTTGTGCGCCGACATCAAGGCCGTGCGCGCTGACCTGCTGATCTGCGTGGACCATGAAGGCGGGCGCGTGCAGCGCTTTCGCACCGACGGCTTCACCCACCTGCCGCCCATGAAGGCGCTGGGCGAGCTCTGGATGAACGACGCCATGGCCGCCACCAACGCGGCCACCGCCTGCGGCTACGTCCTGGGCGCCGAACTGCGCGCCTGCGGCGTGGATTTCAGCTTCACCCCGGTGCTGGACCTGGACCATGGGGGCAGCGGCGTGATTGGCGACCGCGCCTTCCACCGCGACCCGCGGGTCGCGACGCTGCTGGCCAAGAGCCTGATGCAGGGCCTGCTGCAGGCCGGCATGGCCAACTGTGGCAAGCATTTTCCGGGGCATGGCTTCGTCAAGGCCGATTCGCACACCGACATCCCGGTCGACCGGCGCAGCCTCAAGGCCATCCTGGGGGACGACGCCGCGCCCTATGGCTGGCTCAACACCTCGCTGAGCAGCGTGATGCCGGCCCACGTGATCTACCCCAAAGTGGACGCCCGGCCCGCGGGCTTCTCAAGCCGCTGGCTCAACGACATCCTGCGCGGGCAACTGGGGTTTGGGGGCGCCATCTTCAGCGACGACCTGAGCATGGCCGGCGCGCGGCTGATCGACGGCCGCGAGGTCAGCTACACCGAGGCCGGCGTGGCCGCCCTGCAGGCCGGGTGCGACCTCGTGCTGCTGTGCAACCAGTCGCTGGAGGGCGGGCAGGCCGTGGACGACTTGCTCGACGGCCTGGCCGCAGCGCAGGCCAGGGGCCTGTGGCAGGCGCGCGGCGCCAGCGAGCAGCGGCGGCTGGACCTGCTGCCCACCGCAGCGGCGCCTGGCTGGGAGGCCCTCATGACCTCGCCCGCCTACCTGCGGGCGCTCGACTGCCTGCCCTGA